One window of Mediterraneibacter butyricigenes genomic DNA carries:
- the trhA gene encoding PAQR family membrane homeostasis protein TrhA has translation MVSTTKLSYQTSYDYNINYKKYFYIKDPGSAITHFIGMIAAFIGAFPLLYKAARTGSLLACIAMAVYSLSMIALYGASTTYHTFDKTEQINTILKKIDHMMIFVLIAGSYTPVCLLVLGGKTGLAMLITVWSIAILGMVLKFFWVFCPKWVSSILYIGMGWVCIFAIGKLLHTLTPAAFGWLLAGGIIYTVGGVIYALKLPIFNGKHQNFGSHEIFHLFVMGGSLCHYIFMYAYVL, from the coding sequence ATGGTATCAACTACAAAACTTTCTTATCAAACTTCTTATGATTATAACATAAATTATAAAAAATACTTTTATATCAAGGATCCCGGAAGCGCGATCACACATTTTATCGGAATGATCGCTGCCTTTATCGGAGCTTTCCCTCTGCTTTACAAAGCCGCCCGTACCGGCAGTCTCCTTGCCTGCATCGCAATGGCTGTCTACTCTCTGAGTATGATCGCTCTTTACGGCGCCAGCACCACATATCATACCTTTGATAAAACAGAACAGATCAATACAATCTTAAAGAAAATCGACCATATGATGATCTTTGTTCTGATCGCAGGCAGTTATACTCCGGTCTGCCTTCTGGTTCTCGGCGGGAAAACCGGTCTTGCCATGCTGATCACCGTCTGGTCCATCGCAATCCTGGGAATGGTTCTGAAATTCTTCTGGGTCTTCTGTCCCAAGTGGGTTTCTTCTATCCTGTATATCGGAATGGGTTGGGTCTGCATCTTTGCAATCGGCAAGCTGCTCCACACTCTGACCCCTGCCGCATTCGGATGGCTCCTGGCCGGTGGTATTATCTACACGGTCGGCGGCGTCATCTACGCACTGAAACTTCCGATCTTCAATGGAAAGCACCAGAACTTCGGAAGCCACGAGATCTTCCATCTTTTCGTCATGGGTGGAAGCCTCTGCCACTACATTTTTATGTATGCATACGTCCTGTAA
- a CDS encoding MBOAT family O-acyltransferase encodes MSLTSNLFFLFIVLGLCIYYVVPKRLQWVILLICSYACYLWISVGAVFFLLFSTAVTFGAALWIEQVGKEEKKKAKRIVVAGILLDLGMLAFLKYTNFMIANVNALTGQNFSMLHLILPLGISYYTFQSLGYLLDVYWGRQQADHNFLKYALFVSFFPQLVQGPIGRYGRLAGQLTAEHSLDFHKIKHGLERILWGLFKKMVIAEWAGVYRQAIFADPDTYKGIAIFGVFLYTIELYGDFAGGIDIVLGIAELFGIKMDENFRQPMFSTSISDFWRRWHISLGAWMKDYVFYPLTLSRPMTKLQKKAKAAMGRKKGRFFTIAVSDLIVFVLVGLWHGANWNNIGWGFYNGVIIATSGFLADTYRSWKDRLHINDKSKGYHIFMILRTYLLFNLGEYFDCVNSVGEAWKMIRYSLTSFHPSQFLLISSGKLGVAYTPYALLTLAIGCLIWFVVSVLKERGTDMEKALSRLPFAVEFLMFLLLLISIPLFSPMSVARGFIYAQF; translated from the coding sequence ATGTCGTTAACATCAAATTTATTTTTCCTATTTATTGTTTTGGGACTATGTATTTATTATGTGGTCCCAAAACGTTTGCAATGGGTTATTTTACTGATATGCAGTTATGCGTGTTATCTGTGGATCAGCGTAGGAGCAGTCTTCTTTTTGCTGTTCTCAACGGCGGTGACGTTCGGGGCTGCACTCTGGATCGAACAGGTTGGAAAAGAAGAAAAGAAAAAAGCAAAACGGATCGTTGTGGCAGGGATTCTGCTGGATCTGGGCATGCTGGCGTTCCTGAAATATACAAATTTTATGATCGCAAATGTGAATGCGTTGACCGGACAGAACTTTTCCATGCTGCATCTGATCCTGCCGCTTGGAATTTCTTATTATACGTTCCAGTCGCTGGGATATCTTCTGGATGTGTACTGGGGACGGCAGCAGGCGGATCATAATTTCCTGAAATATGCGCTGTTCGTGTCCTTCTTCCCGCAGTTGGTGCAGGGGCCGATCGGACGTTATGGCCGACTGGCAGGACAACTGACGGCAGAACATTCCCTGGATTTTCATAAGATCAAACATGGTCTGGAGCGGATCTTATGGGGATTGTTTAAGAAAATGGTGATTGCAGAGTGGGCAGGTGTTTACCGACAGGCGATTTTCGCAGATCCGGATACTTACAAAGGCATTGCAATCTTCGGAGTGTTTCTTTATACGATAGAACTCTACGGAGATTTTGCAGGAGGAATCGATATTGTGTTGGGAATTGCGGAATTGTTCGGAATCAAAATGGATGAGAACTTCCGCCAGCCTATGTTTTCCACATCTATCAGTGATTTCTGGCGGAGATGGCACATTTCGCTGGGAGCGTGGATGAAAGATTATGTCTTTTATCCGTTGACACTGTCACGCCCGATGACGAAACTTCAGAAAAAAGCCAAAGCAGCCATGGGCAGAAAAAAAGGCCGGTTCTTTACGATTGCAGTTTCAGATCTGATTGTCTTTGTTCTGGTGGGACTCTGGCATGGAGCAAACTGGAATAATATTGGCTGGGGATTTTACAACGGTGTGATCATCGCGACCAGCGGATTTCTGGCAGATACCTATCGAAGCTGGAAGGACAGGCTTCATATCAATGATAAAAGTAAAGGGTATCATATCTTTATGATTCTGAGAACTTATTTATTATTTAATCTGGGAGAATATTTTGACTGCGTAAATTCTGTGGGAGAAGCCTGGAAGATGATCCGATATTCGCTGACCAGTTTCCATCCGTCACAGTTTCTGTTGATCTCCTCCGGAAAACTGGGGGTTGCCTATACACCGTATGCACTGCTTACGCTGGCGATCGGCTGTCTGATCTGGTTTGTGGTCAGTGTGTTAAAAGAACGGGGAACAGATATGGAGAAAGCATTGTCCAGACTTCCGTTTGCGGTAGAATTCCTGATGTTCTTACTGCTGTTGATCAGTATTCCGTTATTCAGTCCAATGTCAGTTGCCAGGGGGTTCATTTATGCACAATTCTAA
- the pfkB gene encoding 1-phosphofructokinase, whose product MIYTVTFNPSLDYIVTVDDFKLGLTNRTTSELMLPGGKGINVSIVLGNLGIDNTALGFTAGFTGKEIVRRVEELGVKSDFIPIEEGFSRINLKLKSIDGTEINGSGPVISQEKIDQLMEKLHVLTSKDILVLAGSIPSSMPDDMYSKIMAELQDTGAMIVVDATRDLLVNVLQYHPFLVKPNNHELGEIFDVELKTREDVVPYARKLQEMGATNVLVSMAGEGAVLVAADGSVSAAPAPKGTLVNGVGAGDSMVAGFIAGWMEKHSYEHAFHMGVSSGSASAFSELLATKEEIQAVYQQVISM is encoded by the coding sequence ATGATTTATACAGTTACCTTTAATCCATCTCTGGATTATATTGTCACCGTAGATGATTTTAAACTGGGGCTAACGAACCGTACCACTTCTGAGCTGATGCTTCCCGGTGGAAAAGGGATTAACGTATCCATCGTATTGGGAAACCTCGGAATCGACAATACCGCACTGGGATTCACCGCCGGATTCACCGGAAAAGAAATCGTAAGACGGGTAGAGGAACTCGGCGTAAAATCTGATTTCATCCCGATTGAGGAAGGATTCTCCCGCATCAACCTGAAGTTGAAATCCATCGACGGAACCGAGATCAACGGAAGCGGTCCTGTCATCAGTCAGGAGAAAATCGATCAGTTGATGGAAAAGCTTCACGTACTGACCAGTAAAGATATCCTGGTTCTTGCCGGAAGCATTCCAAGTTCTATGCCAGATGATATGTACAGCAAGATCATGGCAGAGCTTCAGGACACCGGAGCAATGATCGTAGTTGACGCCACCCGCGACCTTCTGGTCAATGTCCTTCAATATCATCCATTTCTGGTCAAGCCCAACAACCATGAACTGGGCGAGATCTTTGATGTAGAACTCAAGACACGGGAAGACGTTGTCCCCTACGCAAGAAAGCTTCAGGAAATGGGTGCCACAAATGTACTGGTTTCCATGGCCGGTGAAGGAGCAGTCCTGGTCGCAGCCGACGGAAGCGTTTCTGCCGCTCCCGCCCCGAAAGGAACCCTTGTAAACGGAGTCGGTGCCGGAGACTCCATGGTTGCCGGATTTATTGCCGGATGGATGGAAAAACACAGTTATGAACACGCATTCCACATGGGCGTTTCTTCCGGAAGTGCCAGTGCATTTTCCGAGCTGTTAGCAACCAAAGAAGAAATTCAGGCTGTTTATCAGCAAGTGATTTCCATGTAA
- a CDS encoding DUF3783 domain-containing protein codes for MKETILLFNIQDRQKALKIEMALFPLHVRLRRIKPEDYGHTLGYLAGLKSAETETTMETSGTETNGADTKTPKNAPNSSATLPELDSEMIVFAFFEDSRLNQALAALRKSGAGPLPYKAILTPTNQNWTPAECFEEIRREHEAMNPETKK; via the coding sequence ATGAAAGAAACGATTTTACTTTTTAACATACAGGATCGCCAGAAAGCCCTGAAAATCGAGATGGCATTATTTCCGCTGCATGTTCGTCTCCGACGCATCAAGCCGGAAGATTACGGGCATACCCTTGGATACCTGGCGGGTCTGAAATCTGCCGAAACCGAGACTACCATGGAAACTTCCGGTACAGAGACAAACGGCGCAGATACCAAAACACCGAAAAATGCTCCCAACAGTTCTGCTACCTTGCCGGAACTGGACAGCGAAATGATCGTATTCGCCTTCTTTGAGGACAGCCGCCTGAATCAGGCACTTGCCGCTCTCCGAAAAAGCGGTGCCGGTCCGCTTCCTTATAAAGCAATCCTGACCCCAACCAATCAGAACTGGACCCCGGCAGAATGTTTTGAGGAAATCCGCCGGGAACATGAGGCAATGAATCCCGAAACAAAGAAATGA
- a CDS encoding transglutaminase domain-containing protein: MKKKWKSAALAWVLTLTLAVGAAPAIAYAQEPGETQNTTETQITPDQSDAEEQPDVTDEVGTPEESGDTNIEEKASEEVAEEATEEPEVETQAEENLLTYSGHVQTYGDLKAVKDGAALGTTGESKRMEALVVNKGDALKDVEGEIMYRVHVQTYGNQKWMKTGEKAGTTGQSKRLEAIQMYLTGDLAEQYDIYYSTHCQTFGWTKWVKGSDQDSSWCGTQGLSKRIEAIKIVLVKKDGGEVPKDEGNFSLISNKQTPSVTYSGHQQTYGDLQAVLNGKVLGVTGKSKRLEALKIQLGQSDYTGSITYRAHVQTYGWQDWVSDGALAGTTGQSKRLEAVEIKLTGDMEKYYDVWYRVHIQHHGWLGWAKNGESAGSAGLSYRLEAIQIQIVPKNTTAPGAHSNYFVKKTPAQERVDNGVQGVYNQVGKNLYNCFNWCVKNIRYYSISGGAPSGYTNPQWYAIWGFEQHRGDCRTYAAAFYQLAKGLGYNARYVYGYVPRAGGGMVDHAWVEIDEGGTTYVYDPDFQYETGRNGFKFRYKTSGTWRYSNYHYE, from the coding sequence ATGAAGAAAAAGTGGAAGTCTGCGGCATTGGCATGGGTATTGACCCTCACTCTTGCAGTGGGAGCAGCACCGGCTATAGCATATGCGCAGGAACCGGGGGAGACACAGAATACAACAGAGACACAGATCACGCCGGATCAGTCGGACGCAGAAGAGCAGCCGGATGTGACAGACGAGGTTGGAACACCGGAAGAATCCGGAGATACTAATATAGAAGAAAAAGCTTCCGAAGAAGTTGCAGAAGAGGCAACAGAAGAGCCGGAAGTGGAGACACAGGCTGAAGAAAATCTTCTGACCTATTCCGGTCATGTACAGACTTATGGAGATCTGAAGGCAGTGAAAGATGGTGCAGCTCTCGGAACCACGGGAGAATCCAAACGAATGGAAGCTCTGGTGGTAAACAAAGGAGATGCCCTGAAAGATGTCGAAGGTGAGATCATGTACCGTGTCCATGTACAGACTTACGGAAACCAGAAATGGATGAAGACCGGAGAAAAGGCTGGTACGACCGGACAGAGCAAGAGGCTGGAAGCAATCCAGATGTACCTGACCGGGGATCTGGCAGAACAATATGACATTTATTACAGTACCCATTGTCAGACATTCGGATGGACAAAATGGGTCAAAGGTTCTGATCAGGACAGCAGCTGGTGTGGTACACAGGGATTGAGTAAACGGATTGAGGCAATTAAGATTGTACTGGTAAAGAAAGATGGAGGAGAGGTCCCGAAGGACGAGGGGAACTTTTCCCTGATTTCGAATAAGCAGACTCCGAGTGTGACTTATTCCGGACATCAGCAGACCTATGGAGATCTTCAGGCTGTTTTAAACGGAAAAGTTCTGGGAGTGACCGGAAAGAGTAAACGTCTGGAAGCTTTGAAGATCCAATTAGGACAGAGTGATTATACAGGCTCCATCACATATCGTGCCCATGTACAGACTTATGGCTGGCAGGATTGGGTAAGCGACGGAGCCTTGGCAGGAACCACCGGACAGAGCAAGCGTCTGGAAGCAGTAGAAATCAAACTGACCGGAGATATGGAAAAGTATTACGATGTCTGGTATCGAGTACACATCCAGCATCATGGATGGCTTGGTTGGGCAAAGAATGGAGAGAGTGCTGGTTCTGCCGGGCTCAGCTACAGACTGGAAGCAATCCAGATCCAGATCGTTCCGAAAAATACGACGGCGCCAGGTGCCCACAGCAATTATTTCGTAAAGAAAACCCCTGCACAGGAACGCGTAGATAACGGAGTGCAGGGCGTTTATAATCAGGTTGGAAAGAATTTATACAACTGTTTTAACTGGTGTGTAAAGAATATCAGATATTACAGCATTTCTGGTGGAGCACCGAGTGGTTATACCAATCCGCAGTGGTATGCTATCTGGGGATTCGAGCAGCACAGAGGAGATTGTAGAACGTATGCAGCAGCATTCTATCAGCTGGCAAAAGGTCTTGGTTACAATGCAAGATATGTATACGGATACGTGCCGAGAGCCGGTGGCGGTATGGTAGACCATGCATGGGTGGAAATTGATGAAGGTGGAACCACTTATGTGTACGATCCGGATTTCCAGTACGAGACAGGACGAAACGGATTCAAGTTCCGTTATAAGACATCCGGTACCTGGAGATACAGCAACTATCATTATGAATAA
- the arcC gene encoding carbamate kinase, with protein MKKKVVVALGHRALGTTLPEQMVAVHKSAKAIADLIEDGYDVAITHSNAPQVGMIHTAMNEFGKAHQDYTSAPMSVCSAMSQGYIGYDLQNALREELLDRGIYRTVSTILSQVIVDPYDDAFYTPTKVLGRYMNAEEANEERKKGNFVVEEAGKGFRRIVAAPNPVKIVEIDAINALLDAGQIVIACGGGGIPVLEQDHHLRGASAVIEKDLAAGKLAEGVDADLLIILTNVEQVCINMGKDNEELLGHITLDQAKTYMAEGHFGIYNMLPKFQASVEFLEEKPGRQALITSFDKLKDSLKGKTGTWIS; from the coding sequence ATGAAAAAGAAAGTTGTTGTTGCTCTCGGCCATCGTGCTCTCGGAACCACACTTCCGGAACAGATGGTTGCCGTTCACAAATCTGCAAAAGCGATTGCGGATCTGATTGAAGATGGTTATGACGTTGCGATCACCCACAGTAACGCACCGCAGGTTGGCATGATCCATACTGCAATGAACGAATTTGGAAAAGCGCATCAGGACTATACATCTGCTCCGATGTCTGTCTGCTCTGCCATGAGTCAGGGCTATATCGGATATGATCTGCAGAATGCACTTCGCGAGGAGCTGTTGGATCGCGGAATCTACCGTACCGTCAGCACCATCCTGTCACAGGTGATCGTAGATCCTTATGATGATGCATTCTATACTCCGACCAAGGTTCTGGGACGTTACATGAATGCAGAAGAAGCCAACGAAGAACGCAAAAAAGGGAATTTTGTTGTAGAGGAAGCCGGAAAAGGATTCCGCCGTATCGTGGCTGCTCCGAATCCGGTAAAGATCGTGGAAATCGATGCCATCAATGCACTTCTGGACGCAGGACAGATCGTCATCGCCTGCGGCGGCGGCGGTATTCCGGTTCTGGAACAGGATCACCACCTGCGCGGTGCCAGCGCTGTCATTGAGAAGGATTTGGCTGCCGGCAAACTGGCTGAGGGTGTGGATGCTGATCTTCTGATCATCCTTACCAATGTGGAACAAGTCTGCATCAACATGGGAAAAGACAACGAAGAACTTTTAGGACATATTACACTGGATCAGGCAAAGACTTATATGGCAGAGGGCCATTTCGGCATTTACAACATGCTCCCGAAATTCCAGGCTTCTGTAGAATTTCTGGAGGAAAAACCGGGCCGTCAGGCACTGATCACTTCTTTCGACAAATTAAAAGACAGCTTAAAAGGAAAAACCGGAACCTGGATTTCATAA
- a CDS encoding GTP pyrophosphokinase encodes MNRLEVEGTKEGRYYQMALDQTRDILETCVRELSEECGRVVYEGISQRIKSGESIEEKLKRKGYKTDRETEFEKLNDIAGIRIICRFEDDIYRIRDKICEQKEWKILKQKDFVERPKKSGYRSLHLIIKIPVATEEGMREMKVEIQIRTIVMHLWAELEHEKCYKKGKRDRKDPTYRRLKVCAKVGRALDKEMILAREAGGGEESND; translated from the coding sequence ATGAACAGGCTGGAAGTAGAAGGAACGAAAGAAGGACGTTATTATCAGATGGCGCTGGATCAGACCCGGGACATATTGGAAACTTGTGTCAGAGAACTGTCGGAAGAATGCGGACGGGTTGTATATGAAGGAATTTCCCAGAGAATCAAATCGGGTGAAAGCATAGAAGAAAAGCTGAAACGAAAAGGATATAAGACAGATCGGGAGACGGAATTTGAAAAGCTGAATGATATTGCGGGGATCAGGATCATCTGTCGGTTTGAAGATGATATTTACCGGATCCGGGATAAAATCTGTGAGCAGAAGGAATGGAAGATCCTGAAGCAGAAAGATTTTGTGGAGCGCCCAAAAAAAAGCGGATATCGAAGTCTGCATCTGATCATAAAGATTCCGGTAGCTACAGAAGAAGGGATGCGGGAGATGAAAGTGGAAATTCAGATCCGTACGATCGTGATGCATCTCTGGGCAGAACTGGAGCATGAGAAATGCTATAAAAAGGGAAAACGAGACAGAAAAGATCCCACGTACCGAAGACTGAAAGTATGTGCCAAGGTGGGAAGAGCACTGGATAAAGAAATGATCCTGGCGCGAGAAGCCGGGGGAGGAGAAGAAAGTAATGATTGA
- a CDS encoding GNAT family acetyltransferase — protein MIDGKIIHRKLNKMPYSGSYQGMRFYLTAKEEQIEAYVYPEPFCMEKTPDDQKIHRQFPFNEEGFEQVTDWLNQMFEEKKEFWREARKNKFLI, from the coding sequence ATGATTGACGGAAAAATCATACACAGAAAGTTGAATAAAATGCCTTATTCCGGAAGCTATCAGGGGATGCGGTTTTATCTGACGGCAAAGGAGGAGCAAATCGAGGCTTATGTATATCCGGAGCCGTTTTGTATGGAGAAGACACCGGATGATCAGAAAATACACCGGCAGTTTCCGTTTAATGAAGAAGGATTCGAGCAGGTGACAGACTGGCTGAATCAGATGTTTGAAGAGAAAAAAGAATTCTGGCGGGAGGCCAGAAAAAATAAATTCCTGATATAA
- a CDS encoding nucleotidyl transferase family protein has product MDEKGVIHGRFQMFHLKHLEYVLAAKMHCKKLYIGITHPDNTFTASSPNDKHGVTRRDNPMTFLERFEMIQGALEDFGVQREEYEIIPFPMNRPEYITQYAPADATYYMSICDEWGEERYQILKNLNLNVEVLWRRTEAERGITASEVRTCIEKGENWQQLVPRTVYEYVLSHGIDQRIREYAKKGFATAEEL; this is encoded by the coding sequence ATGGATGAAAAAGGTGTGATTCATGGAAGGTTCCAGATGTTTCATCTGAAACATCTGGAATATGTTTTGGCGGCAAAGATGCATTGTAAGAAGTTATATATCGGAATCACGCATCCGGATAATACGTTTACGGCGTCTTCACCGAATGATAAACATGGAGTGACAAGAAGAGATAATCCGATGACGTTTCTGGAACGGTTTGAGATGATACAGGGAGCGTTGGAAGATTTTGGAGTGCAGAGAGAAGAATACGAGATTATTCCGTTCCCGATGAACCGGCCAGAATATATTACCCAGTACGCACCGGCAGATGCTACCTATTATATGAGCATCTGTGATGAATGGGGAGAAGAGCGGTATCAGATTCTGAAAAATTTAAACCTGAATGTGGAAGTGCTTTGGAGAAGAACGGAAGCGGAACGCGGAATTACGGCTTCCGAGGTGAGAACCTGTATTGAAAAAGGAGAGAACTGGCAGCAACTGGTTCCACGGACTGTTTATGAATATGTGCTCAGTCACGGAATTGATCAGCGGATCCGGGAGTATGCAAAGAAAGGATTTGCAACGGCAGAAGAACTCTGA
- a CDS encoding magnesium transporter CorA family protein: protein MLVYTLGDQLELVTPKEVLENGIPAVFLTTSKECKDILAKVGIHFDGDVELEEIYFCKVETQQDSVYGTLCVPRLLDVLGSRYKLQFFINEKYIVIADNDDFAERLVRRVTKRKPQQGPTKERFLYNFITEFLNRDLSLLNRYEKQIMRMEDEIMHGKTEDFQSKLMPIRKELLTLRGYYDELCDLGQELEENETGFFDPDQLKYFGTVTNRADRLMNKTMHLIEYAMQVRDAYQSQIDAKQNNTMQYLSVISTIFFPLTLITGWYGMNFKDMPGLEGGYPGVVVLSVIVVLVCVFIFKRKNML from the coding sequence ATGTTAGTATATACATTAGGAGATCAACTGGAACTGGTGACACCGAAAGAGGTGCTGGAAAATGGAATACCTGCCGTATTTCTGACAACTTCAAAAGAATGCAAGGATATTCTTGCAAAAGTAGGAATTCATTTTGACGGGGATGTGGAACTGGAAGAAATTTATTTCTGTAAGGTTGAAACACAACAGGACAGTGTGTATGGAACCCTATGTGTTCCGAGACTGCTGGATGTGCTGGGCAGTCGATACAAGCTGCAGTTTTTTATCAATGAAAAATATATTGTGATTGCGGACAATGATGATTTTGCGGAACGGCTGGTACGGCGAGTGACCAAACGAAAGCCGCAGCAGGGCCCGACGAAGGAACGGTTTTTATATAATTTTATCACAGAATTTCTCAACCGGGATCTGTCCCTTCTGAATCGGTATGAGAAGCAGATCATGCGGATGGAAGATGAGATCATGCATGGAAAGACGGAAGACTTCCAGAGCAAATTGATGCCGATTCGAAAAGAACTTCTGACGCTGCGGGGATATTATGATGAACTGTGTGACCTGGGACAGGAACTGGAGGAAAATGAAACCGGATTTTTTGACCCGGATCAGTTAAAATATTTTGGCACGGTGACAAACCGTGCGGATCGTTTGATGAATAAGACCATGCATCTGATCGAATATGCCATGCAGGTTCGGGATGCCTATCAGTCACAGATCGATGCAAAACAGAACAATACGATGCAGTATCTGTCGGTGATTTCCACGATTTTCTTCCCGCTGACTCTGATTACGGGATGGTATGGCATGAATTTTAAGGATATGCCGGGGCTGGAAGGCGGATATCCGGGAGTGGTAGTTTTGAGTGTGATCGTGGTTCTGGTCTGCGTGTTCATTTTCAAGAGGAAGAATATGCTGTAA
- a CDS encoding PRC-barrel domain-containing protein: MRLCELREMEVINGCTCKRLGCVEDLEIDLCRGCMDAIIVPVPGKICGLWGAEKEYVIPVECIKKVGPDIILVEISEERCLK, translated from the coding sequence ATGAGATTATGTGAATTGAGGGAAATGGAAGTAATCAATGGTTGTACCTGTAAGCGACTAGGGTGTGTGGAAGATCTGGAAATTGATTTGTGCAGAGGATGTATGGATGCCATCATCGTTCCGGTTCCGGGGAAAATCTGTGGACTATGGGGAGCGGAAAAGGAATATGTGATTCCGGTGGAGTGTATAAAGAAAGTGGGACCGGACATTATTCTGGTGGAAATTTCAGAGGAGAGATGTCTGAAATAA